In a genomic window of Nothobranchius furzeri strain GRZ-AD chromosome 14, NfurGRZ-RIMD1, whole genome shotgun sequence:
- the arpc2 gene encoding actin-related protein 2/3 complex subunit 2, with product MILLEINNRIIEETLTLKFDGASNGTKPEAVDVTFADFDGVLYHISNPNGDKTKVMVSISLKFYKELQEHGADELLKRVYGSFLVPPEAGYNVSLLYDLEALPANKDEVVHQAGMLKRNCFASVFEKYFKFQEEGKEGEKRAVVHYREDESMYLEAKKDRVTVVFSTVFKDDDDVIIGKVFMQEFKEGRRASHTAPQVLFSHREPPLELKDTDAAVGDNIGYITFVLFPRHTNANARDNTINLIHTFRDYLHYHIKCSKAYIHTRMRAKTSDFLKVLNRARPDAEKKEMKTISGKTFSR from the exons ATGATCCTGTTAGAAATTAATAACCGCATCATAGAAGAGACGCTGACGCTGAAGTTCGACGGCGCATCCAACGG AACAAAACCAGAGGCTGTCGATGTCACGTTTGCAG ACTTCGATGGCGTCTTGTACCATATCTCCAACCCCAACGGGGACAAGACCAAAGTCATGGTCAGCATCTCGCTGAAGTTCTACAAAGAGCTGCAGGAGCATGGCGCTGATGAG TTGCTCAAGAGGGTTTACGGGAGTTTCCTGGTTCCACCAGAAGCTG GCTACAACGTGTCTCTGCTCTATGACCTGGAGGCTCTACCAGCCAACAAAGACGAGGTTGTCCACCAGGCTGGGATGCTCAAGAGAAACTGCTTCGCCTCAGTCTTCGAGAAGTACTTCAAGTTCCAGGAGGAAGGCAAGGAGGGCGAGAAGAGGGCTGTGGTCCACTACAGGGAGGACGAGTCCAT GTACCTGGAGGCCAAGAAAGACCGAGTGACGGTGGTTTTCAGCACGGTGTTCAAAGACGACGATGATGTTATCATCGGCAAAGTCTTCATGCAG GAGTTCAAAGAGGGCCGGAGAGCCAGCCACACGGCCCCCCAGGTGCTGTTCAGCCACAGGGAGCCGCCTCTGGAGCTGAAGGACACCGACGCCGCTGTTGGGGACAACATCGGTTACATCACCTTTG TCCTGTTTCCTCGTCACACCAACGCCAACGCCAGAGACAACACCATCAACCTCATCCACACCTTCAGGGACTACCTGCACTACCACATAAAGTGCTCCAAG GCCTACATTCACACGCGCATGAGGGCCAAGACGTCGGATTTCCTCAAGGTGCTGAACCGCGCACGGCCCGACGCTGAGAAGAAAGAGATGAAGACCATTTC tGGGAAAACATTCTCCCGTTGA
- the LOC107380881 gene encoding C-X-C chemokine receptor type 2 encodes MSITFTVEDGYFNENETFPPDLNPNTIACRLKPLENTVALILCLIQITNFLLAIPGNLLVGLVIWTSRQVLTSSDVYLFHLTIADGLMALTLPFFAVDLVQGWLFGDFMCKLLWVVFEANFYTSIIFLACISVDRFLVIVHANETDRSHMRRCSRLLCAVVWALGWALALPALFHDAKFDVDLQRYSCTETFDIGSSTGWRVATRAFQHFCGFLVPLMVMMVCYSITIARLMSTRGFQKHRAMRVIISVVMVFLLCWAPYNVTLMVDTLLRAELITFDCTTRMSVSAALKLTFVLALLHSSINPFLYAFVGEKFRKKMMLLLRKVRQERMSGSRFSRSTSQTSEGTGTVL; translated from the coding sequence ATGTCCATCACCTTCACTGTTGAAGATGGCTATTTTAATGAAAATGAGACCTTCCCTCCGGACTTGAATCCAAACACGATTGCGTGTCGCCTCAAACCTCTGGAAAACACGGTAGCGCTCATCTTGTGCTTAATTCAAATCACCAACTTCCTCTTGGCCATCCCAGGAAACTTGCTGGTGGGGTTGGTGATCTGGACCAGCCGGCAGGTCCTGACCTCGTCAGACGTCTACCTGTTTCACCTGACTATAGCCGACGGTCTGATGGCGCTGACGCTTCCCTTCTTTGCGGTGGATCTGGTTCAAGGGTGGCTCTTTGGGGACTTCATGTGCAAACTCCTCTGGGTCGTCTTTGAGGCCAACTTCTACACCAGCATCATCTTCCTGGCCTGCATCAGTGTGGACCGGTTCCTGGTGATCGTACATGCCAACGAGACTGACAGGAGTCACATGAGGAGGTGCAGCAGGCTCCTCTGTGCGGTGGTGTGGGCTCTTGGTTGGGCCCTCGCCTTGCCCGCACTTTTCCATGATGCCAAGTTCGATGTGGACTTGCAGCGGTATAGTTGCACAGAAACCTTTGACATTGGGAGCTCCACTGGTTGGAGGGTTGCCACTCGAGCATTCCAACACTTTTGTGGCTTTTTGGTCCCTTTGATGGTCATGATGGTCTGCTACAGCATCACAATCGCCAGACTGATGAGTACACGTGGTTTCCAGAAGCACCGGGCCATGAGGGTGATCATCTCCGTGGTGATGGTCTTCCTGCTCTGCTGGGCGCCGTACAATGTCACTCTTATGGTGGACACGCTGCTCAGGGCCGAGCTGATAACATTTGACTGCACCACGAGGATGTCAGTGTCCGCTGCCCTGAAACTGACCTTCGTTCTGGCTCTGCTCCACAGCAGCATCAACCCTTTCCTCTATGCTTTTGTGGGAGAAAAGTTCAGGAAGAAAATGATGCTCCTGCTGAGAAAGGTCAGACAGGAGAGGATGTCAGGGTCAAGGTTCAGCAGGTCCACTTCTCAGACCTCAGAGGGAACTGGAACTGTTCTCTGA
- the slc19a1 gene encoding reduced folate transporter isoform X1: protein MSSDDTTTSGDRSKRDEGLKVSPSEDVGDVETSAAARSEVQSPCENPPEVTTQLTCSVLYLCFYGFMTSVRPGEPFITPNLLSSEKNFTRGEVTNEITPVLTYSYMAVLVPTFLLTDLLRYKPVLILQGISHVVIWVLMLLGTTLLHMQLMEFCYGITMACRVAYSSYIFSLVSPALYQRVAGYSRSAVLLGVFTSSVLGQLCMSLGNVTFYTLDAISLGFVSFGLLLALCLPWPKRSLFFNRTKNQEQKELGAAAQSELDKINPKAERSSSASCWKDSILFQMLLELRNVVRRPNLRLWSLWWVFNSTGYYLVLFYVHILWNDIQVDTEDKKVYNGGVEAAATLLSAGTSFVAGFVKIRWNVWSELVIGIITALQAGLLLLMRDTNNIWVCYVSYILFRGVYQFLVPVATFQIASSLTKELCALVFGINTFFGTILKTIINLIFTDKRGLALDVKSQFRLYFVYFTILTVVYLVCAAVVIIRHFRSQRGGGAAASIPATELGVVPITSETELLSNGKRVDP from the exons ATGTCATCAGATGATACAACGACCAGCGGGGACAGATCAAAGCGGGACGAAGGTCTGAAAGTTTCTCCATCTGAGGACGTGGGAGATGTGGAGACGAGTGCTGCTGCCAGGTCGGAGGTCCAGTCTCCCTGTGAGAACCCCCCAGAAGTCACCACACAGTTAACGTGTTCTGTGCTTTACTTGTGTTTCTACGGGTTCATGACCTCGGTGCGGCCCGGGGAACCCTTCATAACCCCAAATCTGCTGAGCTCAGAGAAGAACTTCACCAGGGGGGAG GTGACCAATGAGATCACGCCGGTGCTGACCTACTCCTACATGGCCGTGCTGGTGCCCACGTTCCTGCTGACGGACCTCCTGCGCTACAAGCCGGTCTTGATCCTCCAGGGCATCAGTCACGTGGTCATCTGGGTTCTGATGCTCCTGGGCACCACACTGCTGCACATGCAGCTTATGGAGTTCTGCTATGGGATCACCATGGCTTGCAGAGTGGCCTACTCCTCCTACATCTTCTCCCTGGTCAGCCCAGCGCTCTACCAGCGCGTGGCGGGCTACTCGCGCTCCGCCGTCCTTTTGGGGGTCTTCACCAGCTCTGTTCTGGGCCAGCTGTGCATGTCTCTGGGCAACGTGACCTTCTACACGCTGGACGCCATCTCCTTGGGCTTCGTGAGCTTCGGTTTGCTGCTGGCTCTGTGCCTGCCGTGGCCTAAACGCTCCTTGTTCTTCAATCGGACTAAGAATCAGGAGCAGAAGGAGCTGGGAGCGGCGGCTCAGTCCGAGCTGGACAAAATCAACCCAAAAGCCGAAAGGTCGTCCTCCGCGTCATGCTGGAAGGACTCCATCCTTTTTCAGATGCTGCTGGAACTGAGGAACGTTGTGAGAAGACCCAACCTGAGGCTCTGGTCCCTGTGGTGGGTGTTCAACTCCACCGGCTACTACCTGGTGCTGTTCTACGTCCACATCCTGTGGAATGATATCCAAGTCGACACGGAGGACAAGAAGGTTTACAACGGAGGAGTGGAGGCTGCTGCCACCTTGCTGA GTGCGGGCACTTCATTCGTGGCAGGCTTTGTGAAAATTCGTTGGAACGTCTGGTCCGAGCTGGTCATTGGGATCATCACtgcgctgcaggcgggcctgctgCTCCTCATGCGCGACACCAACAACATCTGGGTCTGTTATGTTTCCTACATCCTCTTCAGAGGCGTCTACCAGTTCCTGGTTCCCGTCGCCAC CTTCCAGATCGCCTCGTCGCTCACCAAGGAACTCTGCGCTCTGGTGTTTGGGATCAACACCTTCTTTGGGACGATACTGAAGACCATCATCAACCTGATCTTTACAGACAAACGGGGCCTGGCATTGGACGTGAAGTCTCAG TTCCGGCTGTACTTCGTCTACTTCACCATCCTGACGGTGGTCTACCTGGTCTGCGCCGCCGTGGTGATCATCCGTCACTTCCGGAGCCAGCGAGGGGGAGGAGCTGCTGCCAGCATCCCGGCCACGGAGCTCGGCGTGGTTCCCATCACCTCCGAGACAGAACTCCTGAGCAACGGCAAACGGGTCGACCCCTGA
- the slc19a1 gene encoding reduced folate transporter isoform X2 yields MWRRVLLPGRRSSLPVTNEITPVLTYSYMAVLVPTFLLTDLLRYKPVLILQGISHVVIWVLMLLGTTLLHMQLMEFCYGITMACRVAYSSYIFSLVSPALYQRVAGYSRSAVLLGVFTSSVLGQLCMSLGNVTFYTLDAISLGFVSFGLLLALCLPWPKRSLFFNRTKNQEQKELGAAAQSELDKINPKAERSSSASCWKDSILFQMLLELRNVVRRPNLRLWSLWWVFNSTGYYLVLFYVHILWNDIQVDTEDKKVYNGGVEAAATLLSAGTSFVAGFVKIRWNVWSELVIGIITALQAGLLLLMRDTNNIWVCYVSYILFRGVYQFLVPVATFQIASSLTKELCALVFGINTFFGTILKTIINLIFTDKRGLALDVKSQFRLYFVYFTILTVVYLVCAAVVIIRHFRSQRGGGAAASIPATELGVVPITSETELLSNGKRVDP; encoded by the exons ATGTGGAGACGAGTGCTGCTGCCAGGTCGGAGGTCCAGTCTCCCT GTGACCAATGAGATCACGCCGGTGCTGACCTACTCCTACATGGCCGTGCTGGTGCCCACGTTCCTGCTGACGGACCTCCTGCGCTACAAGCCGGTCTTGATCCTCCAGGGCATCAGTCACGTGGTCATCTGGGTTCTGATGCTCCTGGGCACCACACTGCTGCACATGCAGCTTATGGAGTTCTGCTATGGGATCACCATGGCTTGCAGAGTGGCCTACTCCTCCTACATCTTCTCCCTGGTCAGCCCAGCGCTCTACCAGCGCGTGGCGGGCTACTCGCGCTCCGCCGTCCTTTTGGGGGTCTTCACCAGCTCTGTTCTGGGCCAGCTGTGCATGTCTCTGGGCAACGTGACCTTCTACACGCTGGACGCCATCTCCTTGGGCTTCGTGAGCTTCGGTTTGCTGCTGGCTCTGTGCCTGCCGTGGCCTAAACGCTCCTTGTTCTTCAATCGGACTAAGAATCAGGAGCAGAAGGAGCTGGGAGCGGCGGCTCAGTCCGAGCTGGACAAAATCAACCCAAAAGCCGAAAGGTCGTCCTCCGCGTCATGCTGGAAGGACTCCATCCTTTTTCAGATGCTGCTGGAACTGAGGAACGTTGTGAGAAGACCCAACCTGAGGCTCTGGTCCCTGTGGTGGGTGTTCAACTCCACCGGCTACTACCTGGTGCTGTTCTACGTCCACATCCTGTGGAATGATATCCAAGTCGACACGGAGGACAAGAAGGTTTACAACGGAGGAGTGGAGGCTGCTGCCACCTTGCTGA GTGCGGGCACTTCATTCGTGGCAGGCTTTGTGAAAATTCGTTGGAACGTCTGGTCCGAGCTGGTCATTGGGATCATCACtgcgctgcaggcgggcctgctgCTCCTCATGCGCGACACCAACAACATCTGGGTCTGTTATGTTTCCTACATCCTCTTCAGAGGCGTCTACCAGTTCCTGGTTCCCGTCGCCAC CTTCCAGATCGCCTCGTCGCTCACCAAGGAACTCTGCGCTCTGGTGTTTGGGATCAACACCTTCTTTGGGACGATACTGAAGACCATCATCAACCTGATCTTTACAGACAAACGGGGCCTGGCATTGGACGTGAAGTCTCAG TTCCGGCTGTACTTCGTCTACTTCACCATCCTGACGGTGGTCTACCTGGTCTGCGCCGCCGTGGTGATCATCCGTCACTTCCGGAGCCAGCGAGGGGGAGGAGCTGCTGCCAGCATCCCGGCCACGGAGCTCGGCGTGGTTCCCATCACCTCCGAGACAGAACTCCTGAGCAACGGCAAACGGGTCGACCCCTGA